The Spiroplasma clarkii genome has a window encoding:
- a CDS encoding MurR/RpiR family transcriptional regulator yields MNLEEIIKTNETKLTDLERKISDYILENKEEVFKTTISKISQNLNVSTSMIDKTLNKLGITGFKQLKFFLQKDLLTNELYQNDQQTNTHQAIEELIYTKSLRETFASINKKDIGEMVNSISLYRQVIIFGEGFMGIVGSDFEKKFKKIQKNVICVKYFEELKYINRSRESLFILLSVSGQTETLKRVIDFATQNFKSKKIVAITATKTFSWKEQVDMHLYGNYISLMPAYEKEVPCTSRFVVQYILDLIFIEYFLETKT; encoded by the coding sequence ATGAATTTAGAAGAAATAATAAAAACAAATGAAACTAAGTTAACTGACTTAGAAAGAAAAATTTCAGATTATATCTTAGAAAACAAAGAGGAAGTCTTTAAAACTACCATATCAAAAATTTCGCAAAACTTAAATGTCAGCACAAGCATGATTGACAAAACCTTAAACAAACTTGGTATAACAGGCTTTAAGCAACTAAAGTTTTTTTTACAAAAAGATCTTTTAACAAATGAGCTGTATCAAAATGATCAACAAACAAATACTCATCAAGCCATTGAAGAGTTAATCTACACCAAGTCACTTAGAGAGACGTTTGCTTCAATCAATAAAAAAGATATTGGAGAAATGGTTAATTCTATTTCATTATATCGTCAGGTGATAATTTTTGGAGAAGGGTTCATGGGGATTGTTGGTAGTGATTTTGAAAAGAAATTTAAAAAGATTCAAAAAAATGTAATATGTGTAAAGTACTTTGAAGAACTTAAATATATCAATAGAAGTAGGGAAAGTTTGTTTATTTTACTTTCAGTTTCTGGACAAACTGAAACATTAAAAAGAGTCATAGATTTTGCTACACAAAATTTTAAGTCTAAAAAAATTGTGGCAATTACAGCTACCAAAACTTTTAGTTGAAAAGAACAAGTGGATATGCATTTATACGGAAATTATATTTCCTTGATGCCAGCCTATGAAAAAGAGGTACCTTGTACATCAAGATTCGTAGTGCAATATATACTAGATTTAATTTTTATTGAGTATTTTTTAGAAACCAAAACATAA
- a CDS encoding glycoside hydrolase family 1 protein, with protein MIKFKDSFVFGGSMSSIQNDGQGPFEAYRSNYDLVWEKKSDLFFNKIGHHKTCDFMNTYKEDLVLLKACGIDAIRHSFALSKLFPTADVKPNPILVKYYHELIAEMKKNNIKPMMTIMHFDMPEWMALEGGLASEVFVDKFLKMSQFIIDEYGAELEFIATFNEPIIQCGSCFLVQGEGGFYPHEFNMQKYFDAINNVIISTAKTIAYLKTTNKKVKVGIVVDLSPAYPRNSLNQKDLEAVKYFTAYREESLLIPLANGEVPQLYFKMIDELGCSNNLSKNLDLISKNKSMWIGINYYIPSYIKEPKPNADLKKFERYFSNWDKPIVTMNKSRGWIIKPDTMYEIGMMMKNKYHNIEWFITENGIAIEDEAVDYTFEGKIIDDYRIEFYQEHLKELHKAITAGSNCSGYLIWTPIDSWSYMNAYKNRYGLIQLDLETYKKIPKKSATWFKELSVKKGF; from the coding sequence ATGATTAAATTTAAAGATAGTTTTGTTTTTGGAGGCTCAATGTCTTCAATTCAAAATGATGGTCAAGGACCATTTGAAGCATATCGTTCAAACTATGATCTAGTTTGAGAAAAGAAATCTGACTTGTTTTTTAACAAAATTGGTCATCATAAAACTTGTGATTTTATGAATACATACAAAGAAGATTTAGTTTTATTAAAAGCCTGTGGAATTGATGCAATTAGGCATAGCTTTGCATTATCAAAGTTATTCCCAACTGCTGATGTAAAGCCAAATCCGATTTTGGTTAAATACTATCATGAACTAATTGCAGAAATGAAAAAAAATAACATCAAACCAATGATGACAATAATGCACTTTGATATGCCTGAATGAATGGCTTTAGAAGGTGGATTGGCAAGTGAGGTATTTGTAGACAAATTCTTGAAAATGTCACAATTTATTATTGATGAATATGGGGCTGAATTAGAGTTCATAGCAACTTTTAATGAACCTATCATTCAATGTGGTTCATGTTTTTTAGTACAAGGTGAAGGTGGTTTTTATCCTCATGAATTTAATATGCAAAAATATTTTGATGCAATCAACAATGTTATTATTTCCACTGCAAAAACAATTGCTTATTTAAAAACAACAAATAAAAAAGTAAAAGTTGGAATAGTGGTTGATTTAAGTCCTGCATATCCAAGAAATTCATTAAATCAAAAAGACCTTGAGGCTGTGAAATATTTTACAGCATATCGAGAAGAGTCATTGTTAATTCCATTAGCAAATGGAGAAGTTCCACAATTATATTTTAAAATGATTGATGAACTTGGTTGTTCAAATAACTTAAGTAAAAACCTGGACTTGATTTCAAAAAATAAATCAATGTGGATTGGGATAAATTATTATATTCCAAGTTACATTAAAGAACCAAAACCTAATGCTGATCTAAAAAAATTTGAAAGATATTTTTCAAATTGAGACAAGCCTATTGTCACAATGAATAAATCTAGAGGTTGAATTATCAAACCTGATACCATGTATGAAATTGGTATGATGATGAAAAATAAATACCACAACATTGAATGATTCATAACTGAAAATGGTATTGCCATTGAAGATGAAGCTGTTGATTATACATTTGAAGGTAAAATTATTGATGATTATCGAATTGAATTTTACCAGGAACACTTAAAAGAGCTTCATAAAGCAATAACTGCAGGTTCAAATTGTAGTGGTTATCTGATTTGAACTCCAATTGATAGTTGGTCTTATATGAATGCTTATAAAAATAGATATGGATTAATTCAACTAGATCTTGAAACCTATAAAAAAATTCCTAAAAAATCAGCCACATGATTTAAGGAACTATCTGTAAAGAAAGGATTTTAA